A genomic stretch from Carassius auratus strain Wakin chromosome 35, ASM336829v1, whole genome shotgun sequence includes:
- the LOC113054166 gene encoding fish-egg lectin-like, translating to MKVYQSVLLFCCQFFHTLALNCNVVDGNLKQIDAGSGSVVGVNNNNEIFVLIDNVFRKISGSLKHFSVGPAGQLGVNTANNIFRFQSGGFVRLEGLLKQVDAGGDQIIAGVNMYDDIFCSNMDANNKWLSSNIPWVNIGGKLKYYSCGPYSCWGVNHNDQIFIMKDVSSTVCSGSGSFVNIPGLLSMIEVATDGSVYGVNSQGSLFQRTGVTRCTPDGTDWIPVVACPNGNKHVSFDLGVLWVVCVDGSIRKCS from the exons ATGAAGGTTTATCAGAGCGTCCTGCTTTTCTGCTGCCAGTTCTTTCACACTCTGG CTTTAAACTGTAACGTGGTGGATGGTAACCTGAAGCAGATAGACGCTGGGTCTGGCTCCGTGGTTGGCGTGAACAATAATAATGAGATATTCGTCCTGATTGATAACGTCTTCAGAAAGATCAGTGGATCTCTAAAGCACTTCAGTGTTGGTCCTGCTGGTCAGCTGGGGGTTAATACAGCAAACAACATCTTTAGGTTTCAGAGTGGCGGTTTTGTTAGGCTTGAAG GGCTTCTCAAACAGGTGGATGCTGGAGGTGATCAGATCATTGCAGGTGTCAATATGTATGATGACATATTCTGTTCAAATATGGATGCTAACAACAAATGGCTATCCAGTAACATTCCTTGGGTTAATATTGGTGGAAAGCTGAAGTACTACAGCTGTGGTCCATACAGCTGTTGGGGAGTGAACCACAACGACCAAATCTTCATAATGAAG GATGTGTCGTCTACTGTCTGTTCAGGGTCCGGCAGCTTTGTGAACATTCCTGGACTTCTGTCCATGATTGAAGTGGCAACTGATGGCAGTGTCTATGGTGTGAACTCTCAAGGGAGCTTATTCCAACG AACTGGTGTCACTCGCTGCACACCCGATGGCACAGACTGGATCCCAGTGGTTGCCTGTCCCAATGGTAACAAGCATGTGAGCTTTGACCTGGGGGTGCTGTGGGTCGTGTGTGTTGATGGCTCCATCCGTAAATGCAGTTAA